A region of bacterium DNA encodes the following proteins:
- a CDS encoding sigma-70 family RNA polymerase sigma factor — translation MITEHLDGLYRSALRLTRNRTAAEDLVQEVMLRAWRSFHTFQEGTSARAWLHRILMNAHFDAYRKRTREPEVVDHEDVGDFYLYDRARERETLGGAGDPEVQVLDGIMDAEVRESLEALPMPFRAAIILADVEGFSYKEIAEILGVPLGTVMSRLSRGRHMLQRRLWDFVRDRHLVKGDPK, via the coding sequence GTGATCACCGAGCATCTGGACGGTCTGTATCGGTCGGCGCTTCGGCTGACGCGCAATCGGACCGCCGCCGAGGATCTCGTTCAGGAGGTCATGCTCAGGGCGTGGCGATCCTTCCACACTTTCCAAGAGGGGACCAGCGCCCGGGCGTGGCTCCACCGCATCCTGATGAACGCTCATTTCGACGCCTACCGGAAACGGACGCGGGAACCGGAAGTGGTCGATCACGAGGATGTCGGTGACTTTTACCTCTACGACAGGGCGCGCGAGCGGGAGACCCTGGGCGGGGCTGGGGATCCTGAGGTGCAGGTGCTGGACGGGATCATGGACGCGGAAGTCCGCGAGAGCCTCGAAGCCCTCCCGATGCCGTTTCGCGCGGCGATCATCCTGGCCGACGTCGAGGGGTTTAGCTACAAGGAGATCGCGGAGATCCTTGGGGTCCCGCTCGGCACGGTGATGTCCAGGCTCTCCCGAGGCCGGCACATGCTTCAGCGACGGTTGTGGGATTTTGTGCGGGATCGGCATCTTGTTAAGGGAGACCCCAAATGA
- a CDS encoding M67 family metallopeptidase, translating into MALRITQDQLARIIAQARAEAPNECCGMLAGLGEVVEEVFPGRNTDRSPKTYLMDPEDQIRAFRTIDERGWDLVGIYHSHPHTEAYPSRTDRERAVDGEGTPLFPDARYVIVSLRDSTQPQVRAFRIAGGAFTEEEVVVS; encoded by the coding sequence GTGGCCTTGAGGATCACACAGGACCAACTGGCCCGGATCATCGCCCAGGCCCGGGCGGAAGCTCCCAACGAGTGTTGCGGGATGCTGGCGGGCCTGGGGGAGGTGGTCGAGGAAGTCTTTCCCGGTCGCAACACCGATCGAAGTCCAAAGACCTACCTGATGGACCCGGAGGATCAGATCCGCGCCTTCCGGACTATAGACGAGCGGGGCTGGGATTTGGTGGGGATTTATCATTCACATCCCCACACGGAGGCGTATCCGAGTCGGACTGACAGGGAGCGTGCGGTCGATGGGGAGGGTACGCCGCTATTCCCCGATGCCCGGTACGTGATTGTGTCGCTCCGCGACTCGACGCAGCCGCAGGTGAGGGCTTTCCGGATCGCGGGAGGGGCGTTTACGGAGGAGGAAGTGGTGGTTTCATGA
- a CDS encoding TPM domain-containing protein: MPSPMHRALTQTEKLHLRHLVEAVERETGAEIATLIVRHVDDLEGFATAYFNHLGVGKRERHDGVLILVVVDRRQVRIEVGRGLESAISAAAAGRIITEVMVPELRAGRYGEALLRGVAAVATCIRTAHHAPNRREAPTGDR; this comes from the coding sequence ATGCCATCGCCGATGCATCGAGCGCTGACCCAAACGGAGAAGCTCCATCTCCGGCATCTCGTCGAGGCCGTGGAGCGCGAGACCGGGGCGGAGATCGCCACGCTGATCGTGCGGCACGTCGATGATCTCGAGGGGTTCGCGACCGCCTACTTCAACCATCTCGGAGTCGGGAAGCGGGAGCGCCACGACGGCGTCCTGATCCTCGTTGTGGTGGACCGCCGCCAGGTGCGCATCGAGGTGGGGCGGGGGTTGGAGAGCGCGATCAGCGCGGCGGCGGCGGGGCGCATCATCACCGAGGTGATGGTCCCGGAGCTTCGGGCCGGCCGGTACGGGGAGGCGCTGCTCCGAGGGGTCGCCGCCGTCGCCACGTGCATCCGCACCGCGCACCACGCTCCGAACCGGCGGGAGGCGCCCACCGGCGACCGATGA
- the efeU gene encoding iron uptake transporter permease EfeU encodes MFSAFLIALREGLEMSLIVGIILAFLARTGKRREFGAIWTGVAGAVALSLLAGGVILVTAGEFRGRAEQLFEGVAMITAVGVLTYMVFWMRRQAATIRSELHSRLGDALRTGSRGALVALTVVSVGREGIETALFLFATVRASSPILALSGAILGLACAVVLGALIYRGSRRLDLRTFFNVTSVLLLLVGAGLLARGVGEFQEAAILPPLVAHLWDMHAAIPETSVLGSLLQAVFGYISTPSLLQVAMYLAYLAVVGWSYVRPPAVPAGRPGTDGVRRADAPAHPKG; translated from the coding sequence GTGTTCAGCGCTTTCCTGATCGCACTTCGTGAGGGGCTGGAGATGTCGCTTATCGTGGGCATCATCTTGGCCTTTCTCGCCCGGACGGGGAAGCGGCGAGAGTTCGGCGCGATCTGGACCGGCGTGGCTGGCGCGGTGGCCCTCAGCCTGCTGGCCGGAGGGGTCATTTTGGTGACGGCCGGGGAGTTTCGAGGCCGCGCCGAGCAGCTGTTCGAGGGCGTGGCCATGATCACCGCCGTGGGCGTCCTCACGTACATGGTGTTCTGGATGCGCCGACAGGCGGCGACGATCCGCAGCGAGCTGCACTCACGCCTCGGCGATGCCCTTCGGACCGGATCGCGGGGGGCGCTCGTGGCGCTCACCGTCGTGTCGGTTGGTCGGGAGGGAATCGAGACAGCGCTGTTCCTGTTCGCGACGGTCCGGGCATCATCTCCGATCCTCGCGTTGAGCGGGGCCATCCTCGGGCTGGCCTGCGCGGTGGTGTTGGGGGCGCTCATCTATCGCGGGAGCCGCCGCCTCGACCTCCGCACCTTCTTTAACGTAACCAGCGTGTTGCTGCTGCTGGTGGGAGCGGGCCTCCTCGCCCGCGGAGTCGGGGAGTTCCAAGAGGCGGCGATCCTGCCCCCGCTCGTTGCCCACCTCTGGGATATGCACGCGGCGATACCCGAAACCTCGGTGCTGGGGAGCCTGCTCCAGGCGGTGTTTGGGTACATCAGCACGCCGTCGCTGCTGCAGGTGGCGATGTACCTCGCCTACCTCGCGGTGGTGGGATGGTCCTACGTCCGGCCGCCGGCGGTCCCGGCGGGCAGGCCGGGAACGGACGGCGTGCGGCGGGCGGACGCCCCGGCCCACCCCAAGGGCTGA
- a CDS encoding peptidoglycan DD-metalloendopeptidase family protein, with protein sequence MRERTRSFWRGAIAVTVVLLTALPVMGSAPRLPRPTAAAPHRLSAAAPASRPTLASSPATTLDRIQAQLAWRRRRLAEVVREERWALAQLSGAQERLERATAHLNQTTVALTGTEHAVASATQTLQTVTTRLSHHETVMGARVRAFYEQGPLGYADVILGATDFRDFITRSYLIARIIDNDLALYRQVASEHQQQEDVRASLVSHQEQLSAEQARWITDKAETARLAVERRQLVDRVRTERASQEAAIRELEAESARIREIIRAAGGRHVGPILTLRSGLLWPITGRISSGYGWRIHPIFHTREFHTGIDIAAPYGAPIAAVLDGTVIFSGWMRGYGMLVILDHGNGLSTTYSHISASLVHVGDHVQRGAIIARIGSTGWSTGPHLFFEVREDGQPVDPLGG encoded by the coding sequence ATGCGGGAGCGAACCCGGTCTTTTTGGCGCGGCGCGATCGCCGTCACGGTGGTGTTGCTCACCGCGCTTCCCGTCATGGGATCCGCCCCTCGGTTGCCCAGGCCGACCGCCGCCGCCCCCCATCGACTTAGCGCGGCCGCGCCCGCTTCCAGACCGACACTTGCTTCCTCTCCCGCGACTACGTTGGATCGGATCCAAGCGCAGCTTGCCTGGCGGCGGCGGCGGTTGGCGGAAGTGGTGAGAGAGGAGCGATGGGCTCTGGCCCAGCTTTCGGGGGCTCAGGAGCGGCTTGAGCGGGCGACCGCCCACCTGAATCAGACCACCGTGGCGCTCACCGGGACCGAGCACGCGGTGGCGAGCGCCACCCAGACTCTCCAGACCGTCACGACGCGCCTGTCCCACCATGAGACCGTGATGGGCGCTCGCGTCCGTGCGTTCTACGAGCAGGGACCCCTCGGGTACGCGGATGTGATCCTGGGCGCGACGGACTTCCGGGACTTCATCACCCGATCGTACCTCATCGCGCGGATCATCGATAACGATCTCGCCCTCTACCGCCAGGTCGCCTCCGAGCATCAGCAACAGGAGGACGTCCGCGCTTCGCTGGTGTCCCACCAGGAGCAGTTGAGCGCGGAGCAAGCACGCTGGATCACCGACAAGGCGGAAACGGCCCGCTTGGCCGTGGAACGGCGGCAGCTGGTCGACCGGGTTCGGACCGAGCGCGCATCGCAGGAGGCGGCGATCCGAGAGTTGGAGGCCGAGTCCGCGCGGATCAGGGAGATCATCCGCGCCGCGGGCGGGCGGCACGTGGGCCCGATTCTCACTCTCCGCAGCGGCCTGCTGTGGCCGATCACGGGCCGAATCTCCTCGGGGTACGGTTGGCGGATCCACCCCATCTTCCACACCCGTGAGTTCCACACCGGGATCGACATCGCCGCCCCCTACGGCGCGCCGATCGCGGCCGTCCTCGATGGGACGGTGATCTTCAGCGGCTGGATGCGCGGGTACGGGATGCTCGTGATCTTGGATCACGGCAACGGGCTCTCCACGACCTACTCACATATTTCGGCTTCGCTGGTCCACGTGGGCGACCACGTCCAGCGCGGCGCCATCATCGCCCGGATCGGCAGCACCGGGTGGAGCACCGGGCCGCACCTCTTCTTCGAGGTGCGGGAGGACGGTCAGCCCGTCGATCCGCTCGGCGGATGA
- a CDS encoding MoaD/ThiS family protein → MVGEIEFAAAPVAAACVFPEGVLDMAQIYLPTPLRRLTAGQARVNAPGQTVEEALLALERQFPGVREQLREPTGEVRPFINVFVNGIEMRQLAGPATPLGEGDEISIVPAMAGGCGLTLL, encoded by the coding sequence GTGGTCGGAGAAATTGAGTTCGCCGCGGCGCCCGTTGCCGCGGCGTGTGTCTTTCCGGAGGGGGTGTTGGATATGGCGCAGATCTATCTGCCGACTCCGCTGCGCCGGTTGACCGCGGGGCAGGCGAGGGTGAATGCCCCGGGTCAGACCGTGGAGGAGGCGCTGTTGGCGCTGGAGCGCCAATTTCCGGGGGTGCGCGAGCAACTTCGCGAGCCGACCGGGGAGGTCCGGCCGTTCATCAACGTGTTCGTTAACGGGATCGAGATGCGACAGCTGGCCGGGCCCGCTACCCCGCTCGGCGAAGGCGACGAGATTTCGATCGTCCCGGCGATGGCGGGGGGGTGCGGGCTGACCCTCCTATGA
- the lipB gene encoding lipoyl(octanoyl) transferase LipB, producing the protein MRTGWLLSCGRLSYREAWALQRALVAARQADRIEDTLILVEHPPVITIGRAGRPANVLVSRSLLAARGIDVYEIERGGDVTYHGPGQLVGYPILNLRALDEDVVRYIRLLEAALINALGTYGIVAHRLRGYPGVWVGEAKIAAIGVAVKRKVTMHGFALNVAPHLDDFTLINPCGLGKPVTSMARLLGRPVSVEEVAPTVVRALSALLAVEFAPMPVESIRSRIGEAASSGWGEGIGPATARTSQEIANEGGTR; encoded by the coding sequence GTGCGGACCGGATGGCTGCTCAGCTGCGGCCGCCTTTCGTACCGGGAGGCATGGGCGCTGCAGCGCGCGCTCGTCGCCGCCCGCCAGGCGGATCGAATCGAGGATACTCTCATCCTCGTCGAGCACCCGCCCGTGATCACGATCGGGCGGGCCGGCCGGCCGGCAAACGTGCTTGTGTCGCGCTCGCTGCTGGCCGCGCGGGGGATCGACGTCTACGAGATCGAGCGGGGAGGGGATGTGACCTATCACGGGCCCGGCCAGCTGGTCGGGTACCCCATCCTCAACCTGCGCGCGCTCGACGAAGACGTCGTCCGCTACATCCGCCTGCTGGAAGCCGCGTTGATCAACGCGCTGGGGACCTACGGCATCGTCGCTCATCGCCTGCGGGGGTATCCGGGTGTGTGGGTGGGAGAGGCGAAGATCGCGGCGATCGGGGTGGCCGTCAAGCGCAAGGTCACGATGCACGGGTTTGCCCTAAACGTGGCTCCCCACCTGGACGACTTTACCCTCATCAATCCATGCGGGTTGGGGAAGCCGGTGACGAGCATGGCCCGCCTGCTCGGGCGGCCGGTGTCGGTGGAGGAGGTCGCGCCGACGGTTGTCCGAGCGCTCAGCGCGCTGCTGGCGGTGGAGTTTGCGCCGATGCCGGTGGAGTCGATTCGGTCGAGGATCGGCGAGGCCGCGTCGTCGGGGTGGGGAGAGGGGATCGGACCGGCGACGGCACGAACCTCTCAGGAGATCGCCAATGAAGGGGGGACGCGGTGA
- a CDS encoding LemA family protein, producing the protein MSPLARTTALIAAVTVAVAGWTIQSYNHLVGARLAVDAQWAQVEAQYQRRVDLVPNLEDAARGVLVQERTVFEALAEARTAYLRAPAGSEARVRAANAIERPLGRLLGIVEASPQLRSSETIARLMDELAGTENRIAVERRRYNDRVMAYNTVVQQVPGSLIAALGGFSPRPYFEAAPSAGTAPAVTLPKP; encoded by the coding sequence ATGAGCCCGCTCGCCCGCACCACCGCGCTCATCGCCGCGGTGACGGTCGCCGTCGCGGGATGGACGATCCAATCCTACAACCATCTGGTGGGGGCACGCCTGGCCGTCGATGCGCAATGGGCGCAGGTGGAGGCGCAGTACCAGCGCCGCGTGGACCTCGTGCCGAACTTGGAGGACGCCGCCCGCGGCGTGCTCGTCCAGGAGCGCACCGTGTTCGAGGCCCTCGCCGAGGCGCGGACCGCGTATCTGCGGGCGCCCGCGGGGTCGGAGGCTCGTGTGCGGGCGGCGAACGCGATCGAGCGCCCGCTGGGGCGTCTGCTCGGGATCGTCGAGGCGTCCCCTCAACTTCGCAGCTCGGAGACGATAGCCCGGCTGATGGATGAGCTGGCGGGCACCGAGAATCGGATCGCCGTCGAGCGCCGCCGCTACAACGACCGCGTGATGGCCTACAACACGGTGGTGCAGCAGGTGCCCGGTTCGTTGATCGCCGCCCTCGGGGGCTTCTCCCCCCGCCCGTACTTCGAGGCGGCGCCCTCAGCCGGAACGGCGCCGGCCGTGACCCTGCCCAAACCCTGA
- a CDS encoding TPM domain-containing protein, producing the protein MRGRSVLAAVLILLALGGPAVLAHAAPALPKPTGYVSDFAHLLDPPTRAALDQRLAQYDQTTGNQIAVAIFPDLGGSPIDAFAVRLEESWKVGKRGKDTGVLLVIGVKERQVRIEVGYGLEGKITDGDAGDIIRTTIAPAFRAGQYGDGLNGAVDQMMRLLGAASSSPEQPGGPSAAVSPPTGRGPAAFPLLLFLIFVGATFAMGRAQSQRCPRCGTRLRQSEDPVGVVGAHRVQAWVCPRCGYREKGVGQRGRMWIPGPLWVGGGGWGSGGFSGGGGFGGFGGGASGGGGASGGW; encoded by the coding sequence GTGCGGGGACGGAGCGTCCTCGCCGCGGTCTTGATCCTGCTGGCGCTCGGCGGCCCCGCGGTCCTCGCGCACGCCGCGCCGGCCCTTCCGAAGCCCACCGGCTATGTCAGCGATTTCGCCCACCTGCTCGATCCGCCCACACGCGCGGCGCTCGACCAGCGGCTCGCCCAGTACGACCAGACAACGGGGAACCAGATCGCCGTCGCCATCTTCCCCGACCTGGGGGGCTCCCCGATCGACGCGTTTGCGGTGCGGCTGGAGGAATCGTGGAAAGTCGGGAAGCGGGGCAAGGACACCGGCGTCCTGCTGGTGATCGGGGTCAAGGAGCGCCAGGTGCGGATCGAAGTCGGGTATGGCCTGGAGGGCAAGATCACCGATGGCGACGCCGGAGACATCATCCGCACCACGATCGCACCCGCGTTTCGGGCGGGACAATACGGGGACGGCCTGAACGGTGCCGTCGACCAGATGATGCGGCTGCTCGGCGCGGCCTCCTCTTCGCCGGAACAGCCCGGCGGGCCGTCCGCGGCTGTCTCCCCGCCGACCGGCCGCGGGCCGGCGGCGTTTCCTCTTCTCCTGTTCTTGATCTTTGTCGGCGCGACGTTCGCCATGGGACGGGCCCAGTCCCAACGCTGCCCCCGCTGCGGGACCCGCTTGAGACAGAGTGAGGATCCAGTCGGCGTCGTCGGTGCGCATCGGGTGCAGGCGTGGGTCTGTCCGCGCTGCGGATACCGCGAGAAGGGCGTCGGCCAGCGCGGCCGGATGTGGATCCCCGGCCCGCTGTGGGTAGGCGGGGGAGGGTGGGGGAGCGGCGGATTTTCGGGGGGCGGGGGGTTCGGCGGGTTTGGCGGTGGCGCGTCCGGGGGCGGCGGCGCGTCGGGGGGATGGTAG
- the rsrA gene encoding mycothiol system anti-sigma-R factor, with protein MNCEEALEKLWQYLDRELDGESSSELQRHLEECRHCFSKVEFEQRLRAIVRRSCSGEQAPAELRERLSRLLRLF; from the coding sequence ATGAACTGCGAAGAGGCGTTGGAGAAGCTTTGGCAGTACCTCGACCGGGAACTTGACGGAGAGTCCTCCAGCGAGCTTCAGCGGCATCTCGAGGAGTGTCGGCACTGTTTCTCCAAGGTAGAGTTTGAGCAGCGCCTGAGGGCCATCGTCCGTCGTTCGTGCAGCGGCGAGCAGGCTCCCGCGGAGCTGCGCGAGCGGCTGAGCAGGCTGCTGCGCCTATTTTGA
- a CDS encoding exopolyphosphatase: MSRQAAIDIGTNSVRLLIADVPDPLPFLPPARGRSRRPGPSLVPTPVLRRLTITRLGEGLRGTGLILPRAAARTAAAVEEFVALATASGAESPIVVATHAFRTASNPDELLARLTLPIRTLSGDEEARLGYQGVLAGIGKPGRSARLLVVDIGGGSVELTVGNSTRIEGSCSLPIGAVVLTERFLSHDPPCEGETASLLETVVQTLDPFFAGIARPPQRVFGVGGTITTMAAIEQRLTPYDPGRVHGFRLTRRAVDRITSMMLGLPLAARQGLAGLQPERADIIVAGALVLQSLLARLGAPGITVSEADLLWALVLLPHPGDGPPPTPGPRTPA, encoded by the coding sequence GTGTCTCGGCAGGCGGCGATCGACATCGGCACCAACTCGGTGCGGTTGTTGATTGCGGATGTGCCGGATCCGCTCCCCTTTCTCCCGCCTGCCCGCGGGCGGTCCCGTCGGCCGGGACCTTCGCTGGTTCCCACTCCCGTGCTGCGCCGGCTGACGATCACCCGATTGGGGGAGGGGCTCAGGGGGACCGGTTTGATCCTCCCCCGGGCTGCCGCGCGCACCGCGGCCGCCGTGGAGGAGTTCGTCGCGCTGGCCACCGCATCCGGGGCGGAATCCCCCATCGTCGTGGCCACCCACGCGTTCCGCACCGCGAGCAACCCGGACGAACTGCTTGCACGGCTCACCCTGCCAATCAGGACGTTGAGCGGTGACGAAGAGGCTCGGTTGGGCTATCAGGGTGTGCTCGCGGGAATCGGGAAGCCCGGCCGATCCGCGCGGCTTCTCGTGGTGGACATCGGCGGCGGCAGCGTCGAACTGACGGTGGGAAACAGCACCCGGATCGAGGGGAGTTGCAGCTTGCCGATCGGGGCCGTCGTGCTCACGGAGCGGTTCCTGTCGCACGACCCGCCGTGTGAAGGCGAAACGGCGTCGCTTCTCGAGACCGTCGTCCAGACGCTGGACCCATTCTTTGCGGGCATCGCCCGCCCGCCGCAGCGGGTGTTCGGCGTTGGCGGGACCATCACCACGATGGCGGCGATCGAGCAGCGCCTGACCCCGTATGACCCCGGCCGGGTCCACGGCTTCCGGTTGACCCGCCGGGCGGTGGATCGGATCACGAGCATGATGCTCGGTCTCCCCCTGGCGGCACGGCAGGGTCTTGCCGGGCTTCAACCCGAGCGCGCGGACATCATCGTGGCGGGGGCGCTGGTCCTCCAGTCCCTTCTGGCACGGTTGGGGGCTCCCGGCATCACGGTGAGCGAGGCCGATCTGCTTTGGGCATTGGTGCTTCTTCCGCATCCCGGGGACGGTCCCCCGCCGACACCCGGTCCTCGAACGCCCGCCTGA
- a CDS encoding Rrf2 family transcriptional regulator: protein MKVSTRAEYGIRALMDLAQHYGEGPVQSHDIARRQGLPEPYLNQLLVTLRRAGLVLSKRGPSGGHLLARSPDRITVGEAFVVLEGSVAPWLCVEETETSCIYAPGCGLRPVWQAVKEATEQVLNRITLTDIIRPALVPLGKP, encoded by the coding sequence ATGAAGGTGAGCACCCGGGCGGAGTATGGAATCCGAGCGCTGATGGACCTGGCCCAGCACTACGGCGAGGGTCCCGTGCAGAGCCATGACATCGCCCGACGGCAAGGCTTACCCGAGCCCTACCTCAACCAGCTGCTGGTCACCCTCCGCCGGGCCGGCCTCGTGCTGAGCAAGCGCGGCCCCAGCGGCGGCCACCTCCTTGCTCGATCGCCGGATCGCATCACCGTGGGGGAGGCCTTTGTCGTCCTCGAAGGGAGCGTCGCCCCCTGGCTGTGCGTCGAAGAGACAGAGACCTCCTGCATCTACGCGCCCGGGTGCGGGTTGCGCCCCGTGTGGCAGGCGGTCAAGGAGGCCACCGAGCAAGTGCTGAACCGCATTACCCTCACCGATATCATTCGCCCGGCGCTGGTCCCGCTCGGAAAACCCTGA
- a CDS encoding M14 family metallopeptidase, with protein MKTLEVGSLRAEPGTKVTGWLEVPGTPIQMPVTLACGAQPGPLLSITAGVHGGEYPGIEAAIRTAGALEPATLHGSVIVVHIVDVPAFQGRNIYICPLDGKNPNRVFPGNPEGTASERLAHTLFTQVISRADVFVDLHGGDINEALVPFTILAETGDPGVDAQTLALARVYGIRYVVRGRVSGGTYGAAAQRKIPAILTEAGGQGRLDDESLQVHLRGLRNVLRHLGMVEGSPDPVAPVVVLSKFHWVTSEHRGLFYPTVAPGDQVAQGQVVGETRDYFGRALGKITAPGAGVVLFTVTTPATNPGDPMFAVGALG; from the coding sequence GTGAAGACGCTCGAGGTGGGTTCGCTCCGGGCGGAGCCCGGGACCAAGGTGACCGGATGGCTGGAGGTTCCGGGGACGCCGATCCAGATGCCGGTCACGCTGGCGTGCGGGGCACAGCCCGGGCCGCTGCTCAGCATCACGGCGGGCGTCCACGGGGGCGAGTATCCGGGTATCGAGGCCGCGATCAGAACCGCGGGTGCGCTCGAGCCGGCGACCCTGCACGGGTCGGTGATCGTCGTCCACATCGTCGACGTGCCGGCTTTTCAGGGGCGCAACATCTACATCTGCCCGCTCGACGGCAAGAACCCCAACCGGGTCTTCCCGGGCAACCCCGAAGGGACGGCCAGCGAGCGCTTGGCGCACACGCTTTTCACCCAGGTCATCTCCCGTGCGGACGTCTTCGTGGATCTGCACGGGGGGGACATCAATGAGGCGCTGGTGCCCTTCACGATCCTCGCCGAGACGGGGGACCCGGGGGTCGATGCCCAAACCCTCGCGCTGGCCCGCGTGTACGGAATCCGGTATGTCGTCCGCGGCAGGGTGTCGGGAGGCACCTATGGTGCGGCCGCACAGCGCAAGATCCCGGCGATCCTGACGGAGGCGGGGGGTCAGGGGCGGCTCGACGACGAGTCCCTCCAAGTCCATCTCCGCGGACTCCGAAACGTGTTGCGGCACCTCGGGATGGTCGAAGGGTCCCCCGACCCCGTGGCCCCGGTAGTGGTCTTGTCCAAGTTCCACTGGGTGACGTCGGAGCATCGGGGACTGTTCTACCCGACGGTCGCGCCGGGAGATCAGGTGGCGCAGGGGCAGGTGGTGGGGGAGACCCGTGACTATTTCGGACGGGCGCTCGGGAAGATCACGGCCCCGGGGGCAGGGGTCGTCCTCTTCACCGTGACCACGCCGGCCACGAACCCGGGCGACCCGATGTTCGCCGTCGGCGCCCTGGGATAG
- a CDS encoding BON domain-containing protein — translation QALEWNVFVPHERIQSTVSNGMVTLTGTVDRWTQCDEAHRAVSKLSGVVAVINNIGVLPLEHPGPEKVRETIEQALARRAEHEAKRITVKVQGREVTLSGRVHSWLEKQAVVESAAHAPGVSAVRDQLIIEREI, via the coding sequence GCAGGCGCTGGAGTGGAATGTCTTTGTGCCGCACGAGCGGATTCAGTCGACCGTGTCCAATGGTATGGTCACGCTGACGGGAACCGTGGACCGATGGACCCAGTGCGACGAAGCGCATCGTGCGGTCTCGAAGTTGTCCGGGGTAGTGGCCGTAATCAACAACATCGGTGTATTGCCACTCGAACATCCTGGTCCTGAAAAGGTTCGCGAAACCATTGAGCAGGCCCTGGCGCGCCGGGCCGAGCATGAGGCCAAACGCATCACCGTGAAGGTACAGGGCAGAGAGGTCACGCTGTCAGGGCGAGTGCACTCGTGGCTAGAGAAGCAAGCGGTTGTCGAATCCGCCGCCCATGCCCCGGGGGTGAGCGCCGTTCGGGATCAGCTCATCATAGAACGAGAAATCTAA
- a CDS encoding pyridoxal-phosphate dependent enzyme: MRSRPISSTSDLPPVRADLDRSLLGRIGHTPLLRLARVTRGLPSSVEVHLKAEWFNPGGSIKDRPVLRMIAEAERDGRLTRDKTILDSTSGNAGIAYAMIGAIKGYSVELVMPASASEERKRIIAAYGARIVLSDPLEGSDGAIRLARQRLEEAPERYFKPDQYNNPDNWRAHYETTGREILDQTGGRITHFVAGLGTTGTLVGAGRRLREADRRIQILAVEPDGPLHGLEGLKHIASSIVPGIYDPSAHDRKVGVSTEAGYAMARRLAREEGMFVGASTGAAVCAALEAAAGIRAGVVVVIAPDGGGRYLSTPLWRDLSAPPSGRG, from the coding sequence ATGCGGAGCCGACCTATCTCTTCGACGAGTGACCTTCCCCCCGTCCGCGCGGACCTCGACCGGTCGCTGCTCGGCCGGATCGGGCACACGCCGCTGCTGCGCCTGGCCCGAGTGACGCGGGGACTGCCGTCGTCCGTCGAGGTGCACCTCAAGGCCGAGTGGTTCAATCCGGGCGGCTCGATCAAGGACCGGCCGGTGCTGCGGATGATCGCCGAAGCCGAACGGGACGGGCGCCTCACCCGCGACAAGACCATTCTGGATTCAACCTCCGGGAACGCGGGGATTGCCTATGCGATGATCGGAGCGATCAAGGGATACTCGGTCGAGCTGGTGATGCCGGCGAGCGCAAGCGAGGAGCGCAAGCGGATCATCGCCGCCTACGGGGCCCGGATCGTGCTGTCCGATCCGCTGGAAGGCAGCGACGGCGCGATCCGCTTGGCGCGGCAGCGCCTCGAGGAGGCTCCCGAGCGGTACTTTAAACCCGACCAGTACAACAACCCCGACAACTGGCGGGCGCACTACGAGACCACCGGCCGGGAAATTCTCGACCAGACCGGGGGGCGGATCACCCACTTCGTCGCCGGGCTCGGCACGACGGGCACCCTCGTGGGCGCGGGTCGACGGCTGCGCGAGGCCGACCGGCGGATCCAGATTCTTGCCGTGGAGCCCGACGGCCCGCTGCACGGGCTTGAAGGGCTGAAGCACATCGCCAGCTCGATCGTCCCGGGGATCTACGATCCTTCCGCGCACGACCGCAAGGTCGGGGTGTCGACGGAGGCGGGGTACGCCATGGCGCGGCGGTTGGCGCGGGAGGAAGGGATGTTCGTGGGGGCGTCGACCGGTGCGGCCGTCTGCGCAGCCCTTGAGGCGGCGGCGGGGATACGGGCGGGGGTGGTCGTCGTCATCGCCCCCGATGGCGGCGGTCGGTATCTGAGCACGCCTCTCTGGCGGGATCTCAGCGCACCGCCGTCCGGGAGGGGCTGA